One genomic segment of Ricinus communis isolate WT05 ecotype wild-type chromosome 5, ASM1957865v1, whole genome shotgun sequence includes these proteins:
- the LOC8264095 gene encoding F-box/kelch-repeat protein At1g30090 has protein sequence MNKQLRIWNSSVAVDLSLALHCFSSIKHFKKQHRGHLISQQGIIIVFKKALYVFITEHKKMQRVRLSSQQAPVHKLGDSQMTLSPKFRLAVVQSSLLSSSSESELALQGEPFIPGLPDDVALNCLLRLPVQSHASCRAVCKRWHLLLGNKERFFTRRKELGFKDPWLYVFAFRKCTGKIQWQVLDLTHFLWHTIPAMPCKDKVCPHGFRCASIPLDGTLFVCGGMVSDVDCPLDLVLKYEMQKNRWTVMNQMIAARSFFASAAINGMIYVAGGNSTDLFELDSAEVFDPVKGNWQSIASMGTNMASYDAAVLDGKLLVTEGWLWPFYVSPRGQVYDPRTDRWENMAVGLREGWTGSSVVVYGRLFVVSELERMKLKVYDMDNDSWETIEGPPLPEQICKPFAVNACDCKIYVVGRNLHVAVGHITKLKQNTTCGKRWSFSVTWYVVDPPDIFSDLTPSSSQVLFA, from the coding sequence atgaataaacaactGAGGATCTGGAATTCATCTGTTGCTGTGGATTTGAGTTTGGCTCTCCATTGCTTTTCTTCAATAAAACACTTTAAGAAACAGCATAGAGGGCATCTCATATCACAACAAGGGATTATCATTGTATTTAAAAAGGCTTTATATGTGTTTATCACTGAACACAAGAAGATGCAACGAGTTCGTTTGTCATCTCAACAGGCACCTGTTCATAAGCTAGGGGATTCCCAGATGACATTATCTCCTAAATTTAGATTAGCTGTGGTTCAATCTTCCTTGTTAAGTTCTTCATCAGAATCTGAGTTAGCTCTTCAAGGTGAACCCTTTATACCTGGGCTTCCTGATGATGTTGCCCTTAACTGTCTTCTTCGGCTTCCAGTCCAGAGCCATGCATCCTGCAGAGCTGTTTGCAAGCGATGGCATTTACTACTTGGTAATAAGGAGCGTTTCTTCACCCGTAGAAAGGAATTAGGTTTCAAGGACCCATGGCTCTATGTTTTTGCTTTCCGTAAATGCACTGGAAAGATTCAATGGCAGGTTTTAGATCTTACCCACTTCTTGTGGCACACTATCCCAGCAATGCCGTGTAAGGACAAGGTCTGCCCTCATGGATTCAGGTGTGCATCAATACCCCTTGATGGTACACTCTTTGTTTGTGGCGGTATGGTCTCTGACGTGGATTGTCCGCTTGACTTGGTTTTGAAGTATGAGATGCAAAAGAATCGCTGGACTGTAATGAATCAAATGATTGCAGCTAGGTCATTTTTTGCAAGCGCGGCAATTAATGGGATGATCTATGTAGCTGGAGGAAACAGTACTGATCTTTTTGAGCTGGACTCAGCAGAGGTTTTTGATCCTGTCAAGGGAAATTGGCAGTCAATTGCTAGCATGGGAACAAATATGGCATCTTATGATGCGGCAGTTCTTGATGGGAAGCTTCTTGTGACAGAAGGCTGGTTGTGGCCATTCTATGTCTCTCCTAGGGGTCAGGTTTATGATCCAAGAACTGACAGATGGGAGAACATggctgttggattaagagaagGCTGGACCGGTTCAAGTGTGGTAGTTTATGGGCGCTTGTTTGTGGTTTCAGAGCTTGAGAGGATGAAGCTCAAGGTTTATGATATGGACAATGATTCATGGGAAACAATAGAAGGGCCACCTTTACCAGAGCAAATTTGCAAACCCTTCGCTGTGAATGCCTGCGATTGCAAAATCTATGTTGTGGGCCGAAATCTTCATGTTGCTGTGGGTCACATCACTAAGTTGAAGCAAAATACCACTTGTGGGAAAAGGTGGAGCTTCAGTGTCACATGGTATGTAGTAGATCCGCCAGATATTTTTTCTGACTTGACACCTTCAAGCTCTCAGGTTCTGTTTGCTTAG